A stretch of the Bacillus anthracis str. Vollum genome encodes the following:
- a CDS encoding GyrI-like domain-containing protein, with the protein MINEPIIVKKEAFQAIGISITTTNEKEASTEGKIPGLWNRYFQEQIMHHIPNQQTKETFAFYSNYESDETGTYTFTIGMPVSSLEDVPETMTTLIIPAATYAVFTTRKGPVAEVVCEAWEYIWKWSKENKRAFTIDFELYDERALDPTNVQLDIYIALA; encoded by the coding sequence ATGATAAACGAACCTATCATCGTAAAAAAAGAAGCTTTCCAAGCAATCGGCATTTCGATTACGACAACAAATGAAAAAGAGGCATCTACAGAAGGAAAAATTCCCGGGCTTTGGAACCGGTACTTCCAAGAACAAATCATGCACCACATTCCAAATCAACAAACGAAAGAAACATTCGCTTTTTACTCAAACTATGAATCAGATGAAACGGGTACATATACCTTTACGATTGGCATGCCCGTTTCTTCATTAGAAGACGTTCCTGAAACTATGACAACTTTAATAATACCTGCCGCTACGTATGCGGTATTTACAACGAGAAAGGGACCAGTTGCTGAAGTCGTTTGCGAGGCTTGGGAATATATTTGGAAATGGTCAAAAGAAAATAAACGTGCTTTCACAATAGACTTTGAGCTTTATGATGAAAGAGCGTTAGATCCAACTAACGTACAATTGGATATTTATATTGCATTAGCCTAA
- a CDS encoding GNAT family N-acetyltransferase, translated as MNPIFLDVPLQIETDRLILRAPLQAGEGNVVHEAIKDSIRELKQWLSLFQSIPTVEETEILLRNAHIDFLKRESFRYLIYHKETNDFVGTASLHRIDWNVSKCEIGYWVNTQFSGNGYMTETVSALTNLGFQLFTFKRIEIRCEANNTKSRAIPEKLGFELEGVLRNEDVSADGKHLTDTYIYAKIK; from the coding sequence ATGAATCCTATTTTCTTAGATGTTCCGTTACAAATAGAAACAGATAGACTCATTCTTCGAGCACCACTGCAAGCTGGTGAAGGGAATGTAGTACACGAAGCTATTAAAGATTCCATTCGTGAATTAAAGCAATGGTTGTCTTTATTCCAGTCCATTCCTACTGTTGAAGAAACGGAAATTCTTCTGAGAAATGCGCATATAGATTTTTTGAAAAGAGAAAGCTTTCGCTATCTTATCTACCATAAGGAGACGAACGATTTTGTTGGAACGGCTAGCCTTCACCGAATTGATTGGAATGTTTCTAAATGTGAAATTGGCTACTGGGTTAACACGCAATTTAGTGGCAATGGATATATGACAGAAACAGTAAGTGCATTAACAAACCTTGGATTTCAGTTATTCACATTTAAAAGGATTGAAATACGATGTGAAGCTAATAACACGAAAAGTCGTGCGATCCCTGAAAAGCTAGGCTTTGAACTTGAAGGAGTATTACGTAATGAAGATGTTTCAGCTGATGGCAAACACCTAACTGATACTTACATCTATGCAAAGATCAAGTAA
- a CDS encoding helix-turn-helix domain-containing protein, whose product MGSLYNLMKPYSEFRSKEEFNTYQKQVLKCYRFQLNKTDATIIHFLGKYAVNEKQKTVGVACPLMETIATNVGKSIRTVRRSIAKLEELGIIKRVATKERHKRGGYSANLYVFLVSAIDRMDDRIKLSVCESENYAAGCSKNKQKYEGETILSKNIPQIKEKRKGTYELDETYCRHDIPKPFIYALLPMTSNPKKINIFWSKVELAYKKSGLLEQGVLLEQILADEEVCGNFIWRVKSVVRAYKYGEIRKNVKALLYSTVRDLFLEVGLEWGAALRRSKGISLFDPFKKEPCVNA is encoded by the coding sequence ATGGGAAGCTTATATAATTTAATGAAACCATATAGTGAATTTCGAAGTAAAGAAGAGTTTAATACATATCAAAAACAAGTTTTGAAGTGCTACCGATTTCAATTAAATAAAACGGATGCTACTATTATTCATTTTTTAGGAAAGTATGCAGTGAATGAGAAACAGAAAACAGTGGGGGTTGCTTGTCCGTTAATGGAGACGATTGCGACGAATGTTGGAAAAAGTATTCGTACAGTACGCCGCTCTATTGCAAAGTTAGAGGAATTAGGAATTATAAAGCGTGTTGCAACGAAAGAAAGACATAAACGCGGCGGGTATAGTGCGAACTTATATGTTTTTCTTGTATCTGCAATTGACCGCATGGATGACCGTATCAAATTGTCCGTATGTGAAAGTGAGAATTATGCAGCTGGTTGTAGTAAAAATAAGCAAAAATATGAGGGGGAAACAATTCTTTCTAAAAACATTCCACAAATAAAAGAGAAAAGAAAAGGAACGTACGAGCTTGATGAGACGTATTGTCGTCACGATATACCGAAGCCTTTTATATACGCACTTCTGCCGATGACGAGTAATCCGAAGAAGATTAATATATTTTGGAGCAAGGTGGAACTTGCGTATAAAAAGAGTGGGTTACTAGAGCAAGGTGTTTTACTGGAGCAAATATTAGCTGATGAAGAAGTGTGTGGAAATTTCATTTGGCGAGTAAAGAGTGTTGTGAGAGCGTATAAATACGGAGAAATCCGTAAAAATGTAAAGGCACTTTTATATAGCACAGTGCGGGATTTATTTTTAGAGGTTGGATTAGAATGGGGAGCAGCACTGAGAAGAAGTAAGGGGATATCGTTATTTGATCCGTTTAAAAAGGAGCCATGCGTAAATGCATGA
- a CDS encoding DUF523 domain-containing protein gives MIVISACLGGIACRYDGNDNLISKIEELLQKEDTVLICPEVLGGLPTPRPSAEIIGGNGDDVLDGKAKVMTKDGEDVTESFVGGAYKALEQIKNLHPEYIILKERSPSCGSSTIYTGEFNGNKQTGYGVTTALFKRHGFTVISEEDFENQKRN, from the coding sequence ATGATCGTAATTAGCGCTTGTTTAGGTGGTATTGCTTGTCGTTATGATGGAAACGACAATCTCATTTCAAAAATAGAGGAGCTCCTGCAAAAAGAAGATACAGTCCTCATTTGTCCTGAAGTATTAGGTGGATTGCCAACGCCTCGTCCCTCAGCTGAAATTATTGGCGGGAATGGCGATGACGTTTTGGATGGAAAAGCAAAAGTGATGACAAAAGATGGTGAAGATGTCACGGAATCTTTCGTGGGCGGTGCTTATAAAGCGCTAGAACAAATCAAAAATTTACACCCAGAATATATTATTTTGAAAGAACGTAGTCCCTCTTGTGGTAGTTCTACCATTTACACGGGAGAATTTAACGGGAATAAACAAACTGGTTACGGGGTAACAACTGCTTTATTTAAAAGACACGGATTTACAGTCATTTCAGAAGAGGATTTTGAAAATCAAAAAAGGAATTGA
- a CDS encoding HesB/IscA family protein, with protein MIEVTEQAAFQIKDMLKDAEDGEKYVRLAVHGGGCSGLSYGLGFEVEPKEDDTVLEFFGVEFVIDKESAPIVKGVKIDYKQSMLGGGFTIDNPNAIASCGCGSSFRTATNAGKPEEC; from the coding sequence ATGATTGAAGTAACAGAACAAGCAGCTTTTCAAATTAAAGATATGTTAAAAGATGCTGAAGATGGAGAGAAGTACGTGCGCCTTGCTGTACACGGCGGCGGATGTAGTGGTCTTTCTTACGGCCTAGGATTTGAAGTAGAACCAAAAGAAGACGACACAGTTCTTGAGTTTTTCGGTGTCGAATTTGTTATCGATAAAGAAAGTGCTCCCATTGTTAAAGGAGTAAAAATTGATTATAAACAATCTATGCTTGGCGGCGGATTTACAATCGATAATCCAAATGCAATCGCATCATGCGGATGTGGATCATCTTTCCGTACAGCGACGAATGCTGGTAAGCCAGAAGAGTGCTAA
- a CDS encoding YxeA family protein yields MKRYIALFSILVVFASLLVGCDLNRMGKDEYYVQITVDGKEYNGKSDNGEPYKHFEYKLKGFDKDGKEKELEFNAQKNLRKEAFLRVYNSDKKGVTAWEEVKKDELPAKVKEKLGAK; encoded by the coding sequence ATGAAAAGATATATTGCACTTTTTAGTATTTTAGTTGTATTTGCGAGTCTTTTAGTTGGCTGTGATTTAAATCGTATGGGTAAAGATGAGTACTACGTTCAAATTACAGTAGATGGAAAAGAGTATAATGGTAAGTCTGATAATGGAGAGCCATACAAACATTTTGAGTATAAATTAAAAGGGTTTGATAAAGACGGAAAAGAAAAAGAATTAGAATTTAATGCTCAAAAAAATCTTCGTAAAGAAGCATTCTTACGCGTATACAATTCAGATAAAAAAGGTGTAACAGCTTGGGAAGAAGTAAAGAAAGACGAGCTTCCTGCAAAAGTGAAAGAAAAATTAGGTGCAAAATAA
- a CDS encoding MFS transporter → MEELQQNKSALEGSGKPLLKNTNFLFLWAATLFSSFALAFFTFSQTWYIAKTLNLEASLGVVFVALSVPRLIFMIIGGAVADKFPKKNIMFYSNIIRAILVATILTWFIVGDVTLYTFALFALFFGLADAFFWSADGSILPELVEKSRLTQANSLTQMTNQASVILGPVLGGILIKFTNYETIFSITILLLIVAAILVQKIQFTMPEQQNTDKGMFTSIKEGILYVKESPFLSTFLICSAFLNLFLIGPMQVGFPLFVKNVLHGDSLQFSYLEASVGGGMAIGAVIVGLKNINRRRGLFCIIMMLLSGVFFLSINFSTVLWQALLAGMFYGITIAMAIVPLMAMIQSTVKEEMMGRVMSLLMLSSMGFIPLSYAFTSIALAIGIPIVTVMKSGAIAVIVFVLFVAIRVPVVRKFD, encoded by the coding sequence ATGGAGGAACTACAACAAAATAAATCTGCTTTAGAAGGAAGCGGAAAACCGTTATTAAAAAATACGAATTTCCTTTTTCTTTGGGCAGCTACTCTTTTTTCAAGTTTCGCTTTAGCCTTTTTTACTTTTTCACAAACGTGGTACATAGCAAAAACATTAAACCTTGAGGCATCACTCGGTGTTGTTTTCGTAGCTCTTAGTGTTCCAAGGCTTATTTTTATGATTATCGGCGGCGCTGTAGCTGATAAATTCCCGAAAAAAAACATTATGTTTTATTCTAATATTATTCGTGCTATTCTTGTCGCAACCATCCTTACATGGTTCATTGTAGGTGACGTAACACTATATACATTTGCTTTATTCGCTTTATTCTTTGGGCTTGCTGATGCTTTTTTCTGGTCAGCTGATGGATCTATCTTGCCTGAACTTGTAGAAAAAAGCCGTTTAACACAAGCAAACTCACTTACACAAATGACAAACCAAGCATCGGTCATATTAGGCCCTGTACTTGGCGGCATTCTTATCAAATTTACGAACTATGAAACGATTTTCTCGATTACAATTTTATTACTCATTGTCGCAGCCATACTCGTTCAAAAAATACAATTTACGATGCCAGAGCAGCAAAATACAGACAAGGGCATGTTTACTTCTATTAAAGAAGGGATCTTATATGTAAAGGAATCTCCATTCCTTTCAACTTTCCTTATTTGTAGTGCATTTTTAAACTTATTTTTAATCGGTCCGATGCAAGTCGGTTTCCCGCTTTTCGTTAAAAATGTTCTACACGGTGACTCGCTTCAATTCAGTTACTTAGAAGCGTCTGTCGGCGGCGGAATGGCAATAGGCGCTGTCATTGTCGGTTTAAAAAATATTAATCGTAGACGCGGTCTATTTTGCATTATCATGATGCTGCTATCTGGTGTATTCTTCTTATCTATCAACTTTAGCACTGTACTATGGCAAGCGTTATTAGCCGGCATGTTTTACGGTATTACAATTGCAATGGCTATCGTTCCGCTTATGGCGATGATTCAATCGACAGTAAAAGAAGAAATGATGGGGCGAGTAATGAGTTTACTTATGCTATCATCAATGGGCTTTATCCCGCTCTCTTATGCATTCACATCAATCGCGCTTGCAATAGGAATTCCAATTGTAACCGTTATGAAAAGTGGTGCAATCGCCGTTATCGTCTTTGTACTATTTGTAGCGATTCGCGTTCCAGTTGTAAGAAAGTTTGATTAA
- a CDS encoding isopeptide-forming domain-containing fimbrial protein produces MKKSLKCFNVVTIIALLLSITLPSPSAFAEIHKKSWDELQGNDVRIKAEQVNAEIYRGEVAEREHVFQYTIENTGDTPIQELVLKQNNENEITFLSQSMKVNGEKLPENKVADFYVEEKDKGGKLLSSNLKIRDLKSHEKMTVLIKASRTQHFNKEYKQKISVQKDQVQIGSMSFNVEGIPSEDKVEANADDEADSSKEEVGPSPDSTPKKITEKLKVSVEDTNNPTSNTELVKQPVTEAEKQPEKEAAKQSNAEVQAASENASKVQIQVGDKQGFGDPLYSTITAGDLVQTGNVTLGLTDNHYTRQSVGGKTNKKAVDVDNDDTTFNSSTGAFPNIPAGSKVKKAYLFWTAAMGAPSDARIDYRVSDEDVRQPIKMKMGNKQYAEVSADSIRKADYLPYIANHYSSGAGYVAYADVTNVIEKQGISQTVTVANVPQIKFEKGSGYYWGNWNLILVYENYKETVKDMKIWEGLVSQKSTAWANISVNKINTPKEGAFKAKFSYFSSQGDPAENDIYAYDYGEYDFGLGYQKLKNINSKENDVNDSSMTEVQVDGTNEFVTKKYPGYNPDWTNSFSTDIHTYHLEGPNQVKNDLKEAKMRFRANGATGDIYVLNNATFVTEHNAPNLQVDKKALDSAGKEIKEVKAGEEITYKIEVKNDTKNNQAPVSNVKGFDKLDDRLEYVPGSIQYVTGSNAGQKTDDASDDEAEFVNNQIDFRIGEGADAKDGGVLKPGESAVLTFKVKVKESIKSNTTVKNVVAVKGQDSAEIKYESEDDANVTVTIPKEVPGEIEARKIASNKSPKLGDEVEYRITFKNKVKDGRLDVLTIEDQLPSSLEFVKDSLKAEGVQPEPVELKFENGKIIAKYPAITDMEERSIVFKTKVKENAEIGKEITNKATVSDKTTSTKNIEEKITPQHKAGKIDAKKKATNKKPKLGEEFEYQISFNNTVENGKLEAVTIEDEIPANLEFVQGSERAEGAGPSPVELKVENGKVIAKYPAITDTKERSIIFKVKVKEEAKAGETIVNKAVVSDPNGQSEHPEEKVTPDYKDGKVDVDKSVTNQTPKLGEEVEYRITFHNTVENGKLEKVLVEDTLPAGVEYVKDSLKAEGIKPEPVELKMENGKIIAKYPEITDMEKRSIVFKVKVKDSAKVGEAIVNKAIAKDPKNEPVESDVVITPQSKKGEIAATKVVNNKKPKLGEEIEYRISFHNMVENGKLAEVRVEDTIPKGLEYVENSIKAEGEAPSPVELTVEAGVIKAKYIDITDTKERSIVFKVKVKEEVEVGKEIVNKAIVDDTKHQPIEPEERITPQHKDGIINAAKIVDNPSPKLGEEVEYRISFKNTVENGKLEKVKIEDTIPNGLEYVKGSEKAEGDKPAPVKLHVKDGKVIAEYENITDTKERSIVFKVKVKEEAEIGKEIVNQAIVDDTKDSKKPEAKITPLHKDGKIKAKKSVNNETPKLGEEVEYRISFKNTVENGKLAEVKIEDTLPEGVEYVENSLKAEGAGPNPVELKMENGKVLAKYPEITDIEERSITFKVKVKEEVKVGEKIVNKAIVDDTKHDPINPKAEITPQYKDGKIEAEKVVNNPSPKLEEEVEYRISFKNTVEHGKLAEVIIEDDLPNGLEYVKGSLQAEGSKPNPVELKFENGKVLAKYPEITDTKERSITFKVKVKGNVSDTKHPPETPKAEITPQHKDGKLEAKKVVNNLLPKLGEEVEYRISFKNTVENGKVAEVKVEDEIPAGLEYVQDSLRFEGAEPNPVELKVEFGKVIAKYLDISDRKERSIIFKAKVKETVETGEKIVNKAIVGDTINQPEEPVVSITPQYKDGMLKAEKEVSNKEPKLGEVVEYRISFKNTVENGKLAEVKIEDQLPDGLEYVKDSVKAKGAIEVKVENGKLTAKYENIIDTKERNITFKVKVKEKAGEEIVNRAIVDDGINQPLEPTVSIKPKEPEVKPEDPKEPEVKPEDPKEPEVKLEKPEVRLEKLIKEPQVKVERELPKTGAASPWMVSVGAGISFLVGGVLFVLGRRRKQ; encoded by the coding sequence ATGAAGAAATCGTTGAAGTGTTTTAATGTCGTAACAATAATCGCACTTCTCCTATCCATCACCTTGCCTTCACCTAGTGCTTTTGCAGAGATACATAAGAAGAGCTGGGATGAGTTACAAGGAAATGATGTGAGAATTAAGGCAGAGCAAGTAAATGCTGAAATATATAGGGGAGAAGTAGCTGAGAGGGAGCACGTATTTCAATATACGATTGAAAATACGGGAGATACACCAATTCAAGAATTGGTACTTAAACAAAATAATGAAAATGAAATTACGTTCCTCTCGCAATCTATGAAAGTAAACGGAGAGAAGTTACCTGAAAATAAAGTAGCGGATTTCTATGTAGAGGAAAAAGATAAGGGAGGAAAGCTTCTTTCTTCTAATCTTAAAATTCGAGATTTAAAATCACACGAAAAAATGACTGTGTTAATAAAAGCTAGTCGCACGCAGCATTTTAATAAAGAATACAAACAAAAGATTAGTGTACAAAAAGATCAAGTACAAATAGGGAGCATGTCCTTTAATGTGGAAGGGATTCCTTCTGAAGACAAGGTAGAAGCTAATGCTGATGATGAGGCTGACAGTAGTAAGGAAGAAGTAGGCCCATCACCTGATAGTACACCTAAAAAAATTACTGAAAAGCTAAAAGTATCTGTAGAAGATACAAATAATCCTACATCCAACACAGAACTGGTAAAGCAACCAGTAACTGAAGCTGAGAAACAGCCAGAAAAAGAGGCAGCAAAGCAGAGTAATGCAGAAGTACAAGCTGCGTCAGAGAATGCTTCAAAGGTTCAAATTCAGGTAGGAGATAAGCAAGGGTTTGGAGATCCGTTGTATTCTACAATTACTGCTGGTGATTTAGTGCAAACGGGTAATGTGACGCTTGGTTTGACAGATAATCATTATACTAGGCAAAGTGTTGGTGGGAAAACAAATAAAAAGGCTGTAGATGTTGATAATGACGATACTACATTTAATTCATCAACAGGAGCTTTTCCTAACATCCCTGCTGGAAGTAAAGTGAAAAAAGCGTATTTATTTTGGACAGCAGCTATGGGGGCTCCAAGTGATGCAAGGATCGACTATAGAGTTAGCGATGAAGATGTAAGACAGCCCATTAAAATGAAGATGGGAAATAAGCAATACGCTGAAGTAAGTGCTGATAGTATACGGAAAGCGGATTATTTACCGTATATTGCAAATCACTATAGCAGTGGCGCAGGATATGTTGCATATGCTGACGTGACAAATGTAATTGAAAAACAAGGTATTTCTCAAACGGTGACAGTTGCGAATGTACCACAAATTAAATTTGAAAAGGGCAGTGGCTATTACTGGGGTAACTGGAATCTTATATTAGTGTATGAAAACTATAAAGAAACCGTAAAAGATATGAAAATTTGGGAAGGTTTAGTTTCTCAAAAAAGTACAGCTTGGGCAAATATTAGTGTTAATAAAATAAATACACCGAAAGAAGGGGCTTTTAAGGCGAAATTTAGTTATTTTTCGTCACAAGGAGATCCTGCTGAAAATGACATATATGCTTATGATTATGGAGAGTATGATTTTGGATTAGGATATCAAAAGTTAAAAAATATTAATAGTAAAGAAAATGATGTGAATGACTCGTCTATGACAGAAGTACAAGTAGACGGTACTAACGAGTTTGTTACAAAAAAATATCCAGGATATAACCCGGATTGGACAAATTCCTTTAGTACAGACATTCATACATATCACCTTGAAGGACCAAACCAAGTAAAAAATGATTTAAAAGAAGCAAAAATGCGTTTTAGAGCAAATGGTGCTACTGGTGATATTTACGTATTAAACAACGCCACATTCGTTACAGAACATAATGCGCCAAACTTACAGGTTGATAAAAAGGCGTTAGATAGTGCTGGAAAAGAAATTAAGGAAGTTAAAGCTGGCGAAGAGATTACGTACAAAATTGAAGTGAAAAATGATACGAAGAACAATCAAGCGCCGGTATCTAATGTAAAAGGCTTTGATAAATTAGATGATCGATTAGAGTATGTCCCGGGATCAATTCAATATGTTACTGGTAGCAATGCAGGACAAAAAACAGATGACGCAAGCGATGATGAAGCAGAGTTTGTAAATAATCAAATTGATTTCCGTATTGGTGAAGGGGCAGATGCTAAAGACGGTGGCGTTTTAAAGCCTGGTGAAAGTGCCGTTCTTACATTTAAGGTGAAAGTGAAAGAATCTATAAAATCAAATACAACAGTAAAAAACGTCGTTGCTGTAAAGGGACAAGATAGTGCCGAGATAAAGTATGAGAGTGAAGATGATGCAAATGTTACGGTTACGATTCCAAAAGAGGTTCCTGGAGAAATAGAAGCGAGAAAAATAGCTTCTAATAAATCACCGAAGTTAGGTGATGAGGTAGAGTATCGTATTACATTTAAAAATAAAGTCAAAGATGGACGTCTAGATGTATTGACGATTGAAGACCAATTACCGAGTAGTCTTGAGTTTGTGAAAGACAGTTTGAAAGCTGAAGGTGTACAGCCAGAGCCAGTAGAACTGAAATTTGAAAATGGAAAAATCATTGCAAAGTATCCAGCAATTACGGATATGGAAGAAAGAAGTATCGTCTTTAAAACAAAGGTAAAAGAAAATGCGGAAATTGGTAAAGAAATTACTAACAAAGCGACTGTAAGTGATAAGACAACTTCTACAAAGAATATAGAAGAAAAGATTACACCGCAGCATAAGGCTGGCAAGATTGATGCAAAGAAAAAAGCGACAAATAAGAAGCCGAAGCTAGGAGAAGAATTTGAGTATCAAATTAGCTTCAACAATACGGTGGAAAACGGAAAACTAGAGGCCGTTACAATAGAAGATGAAATTCCAGCTAACTTGGAATTTGTTCAAGGCAGTGAGAGAGCTGAAGGTGCTGGACCAAGTCCAGTAGAGTTAAAAGTAGAAAATGGTAAGGTAATCGCAAAATATCCAGCAATTACGGATACAAAAGAGCGAAGCATCATTTTTAAAGTGAAAGTAAAAGAAGAAGCAAAAGCAGGAGAAACAATTGTTAATAAAGCAGTTGTGAGTGATCCGAATGGTCAGTCTGAGCATCCAGAAGAAAAGGTTACGCCAGATTATAAAGACGGTAAAGTAGATGTAGATAAAAGTGTAACGAATCAAACACCAAAACTAGGAGAAGAAGTGGAGTACCGCATTACATTTCATAATACGGTAGAAAACGGAAAGCTAGAAAAGGTATTGGTAGAAGATACATTGCCTGCAGGTGTTGAATACGTGAAAGATAGTTTGAAAGCTGAAGGCATCAAACCAGAGCCAGTAGAACTAAAAATGGAAAATGGAAAAATCATTGCAAAATATCCAGAAATTACGGATATGGAAAAAAGAAGTATTGTTTTTAAAGTAAAAGTAAAAGATTCGGCAAAAGTAGGGGAGGCAATTGTAAATAAAGCAATTGCAAAAGATCCGAAAAATGAGCCTGTTGAATCGGATGTTGTTATTACACCGCAAAGTAAAAAAGGGGAAATTGCTGCTACAAAGGTAGTTAATAATAAGAAGCCAAAGCTAGGAGAAGAAATTGAGTACCGCATTAGTTTTCATAATATGGTAGAGAACGGAAAACTAGCAGAGGTACGAGTAGAAGATACAATTCCAAAAGGTCTTGAATATGTAGAAAATAGTATTAAGGCTGAAGGGGAAGCGCCGAGTCCAGTAGAATTAACAGTTGAAGCTGGGGTAATTAAAGCTAAGTATATCGATATTACGGATACGAAAGAAAGAAGTATCGTCTTTAAAGTAAAGGTGAAAGAAGAAGTAGAAGTAGGTAAAGAAATTGTGAATAAAGCAATTGTTGATGATACGAAACATCAACCAATTGAGCCGGAAGAAAGAATTACCCCACAACATAAAGATGGGATAATTAATGCGGCTAAGATAGTAGATAATCCATCACCAAAACTAGGAGAAGAAGTGGAATACCGAATTAGCTTTAAGAATACGGTAGAAAACGGAAAACTAGAAAAGGTAAAAATAGAGGATACAATCCCTAACGGTTTAGAGTATGTAAAAGGTAGTGAAAAGGCGGAAGGCGATAAACCAGCTCCAGTAAAGTTACATGTGAAAGATGGAAAAGTTATCGCTGAATATGAAAATATTACAGATACGAAAGAAAGAAGTATCGTCTTTAAAGTAAAGGTGAAAGAAGAAGCGGAAATAGGCAAGGAAATCGTCAATCAGGCAATTGTTGATGATACGAAAGATTCGAAAAAGCCAGAAGCAAAAATTACGCCATTACACAAGGACGGAAAAATTAAAGCAAAGAAAAGCGTAAATAATGAAACACCGAAGTTAGGAGAAGAAGTAGAATACCGAATTAGCTTTAAAAATACGGTAGAGAACGGAAAACTAGCAGAGGTGAAAATAGAAGATACTTTACCAGAAGGTGTAGAGTATGTAGAAAATAGTTTGAAAGCAGAAGGTGCCGGACCAAATCCAGTAGAGTTGAAAATGGAAAATGGGAAGGTACTGGCGAAGTATCCAGAGATTACGGATATAGAAGAAAGAAGTATTACTTTTAAAGTAAAAGTAAAAGAAGAAGTAAAAGTCGGTGAAAAAATCGTCAATAAAGCAATTGTTGATGATACGAAACATGATCCAATTAACCCAAAAGCAGAAATTACTCCTCAGTATAAAGATGGGAAAATTGAAGCGGAAAAGGTTGTAAATAATCCATCACCGAAGTTAGAAGAAGAAGTAGAATACCGAATTAGCTTTAAGAATACGGTAGAACATGGAAAGCTAGCAGAGGTAATAATAGAAGATGATTTACCAAATGGATTAGAGTATGTGAAAGGTAGTTTACAAGCGGAAGGTTCTAAGCCAAATCCGGTGGAATTGAAGTTTGAAAACGGTAAGGTACTGGCGAAGTATCCAGAGATTACGGATACAAAAGAGAGAAGTATCACTTTTAAAGTGAAAGTAAAAGGTAACGTGAGCGATACGAAACATCCGCCAGAGACACCGAAAGCAGAAATTACTCCGCAGCATAAAGACGGAAAACTTGAAGCGAAAAAAGTAGTAAATAATCTATTACCGAAGTTAGGAGAAGAAGTAGAATACCGAATTAGCTTTAAAAATACGGTAGAAAACGGAAAAGTAGCTGAGGTAAAGGTGGAAGATGAAATTCCAGCTGGTTTAGAATACGTGCAAGATAGTCTTAGATTTGAAGGTGCTGAGCCAAATCCAGTAGAGTTAAAAGTGGAGTTTGGAAAAGTAATCGCGAAATACCTAGACATTTCGGATAGAAAAGAACGTAGTATTATTTTTAAAGCAAAGGTAAAAGAAACAGTTGAAACTGGTGAGAAAATCGTGAATAAAGCGATTGTGGGAGATACAATAAATCAACCAGAAGAACCGGTTGTTTCAATCACACCGCAGTATAAAGATGGCATGCTTAAAGCGGAAAAAGAAGTAAGTAATAAAGAACCAAAGCTAGGAGAAGTAGTAGAATACCGAATTAGCTTTAAAAATACGGTAGAAAACGGAAAGCTAGCAGAGGTTAAAATTGAAGATCAATTACCAGATGGCTTAGAGTATGTGAAAGATAGTGTCAAAGCCAAAGGGGCAATAGAAGTAAAAGTAGAGAATGGAAAGTTAACTGCGAAGTACGAAAATATTATAGATACAAAAGAAAGAAACATTACTTTTAAAGTGAAAGTAAAAGAAAAAGCCGGTGAAGAAATTGTAAATAGAGCAATTGTTGATGACGGAATAAATCAACCGCTTGAACCAACAGTCTCAATTAAGCCGAAAGAGCCAGAAGTGAAACCGGAAGATCCGAAAGAACCAGAAGTGAAACCGGAAGATCCAAAAGAACCAGAAGTAAAGCTGGAGAAACCGGAAGTAAGATTGGAAAAATTAATTAAAGAGCCGCAAGTAAAAGTAGAGAGAGAATTACCGAAAACAGGGGCAGCGTCTCCGTGGATGGTCTCAGTTGGTGCGGGAATTTCATTCTTAGTTGGCGGAGTATTATTTGTATTAGGTAGAAGAAGAAAACAATAA